One Alligator mississippiensis isolate rAllMis1 chromosome 16, rAllMis1, whole genome shotgun sequence genomic region harbors:
- the VMAC gene encoding vimentin-type intermediate filament-associated coiled-coil protein has protein sequence MSAPPALQIREANAHLAALHGRLAELERRLGAAEGTVRGQAQSLIRKDAELRAALEELQAAKDREIAALQERLSSSEETIQKLLNQIQEKDDLILQLKHRSQLLTKICRSRPALDNLLSYVAEGEQLGSISESQSSSNSPIHEGLQETDCMANQISNNKDFSLSEDELEEQDLDKTLFGTTV, from the exons ATGTCGGCGCCGCCAGCCCTGCAGATCCGCGAGGCAAACGCGCACCTGGCGGCGCTGCACGGGCGCCTGGCCGAGCTGGAGCGGCGGCTGGGCGCGGCGGAGGGCACCGTGCGGGGGCAGGCCCAGAGCCTGATCCGCAAGGACGCCGAGCTGCGCGCCgcgctggaggagctgcaggcgGCTAAGGACAG AGAAATTGCTGCTCTTCAGGAGAGACTGTCCTCATCTGAGGAAACGATTCAGAAGCTGTTGAATCAGATCCAGGAAAAGGACGACTTAATTTTACAGCTGAAGCACAGGAGTCAACTTTTGACTAAAATCTGCAGAAGCCGACCTGCCCTAGACAATCTTCTGTCTTACGTGGCAGAAGGGGAACAGTTAGGTTCCATTTCAGAGAGCCAAAGCAGTTCTAATTCTCCAATTCATGAAGGGCTGCAAGAGACAGACTGCATGGCCAATCAAATATCAAACAACAAAGACTTCTCTCTCAGCGAAGATGAGCTGGAAGAGCAAGATTTGGATAAAACCTTGTTCGGTACAACTGTATGA
- the NDUFA11 gene encoding NADH dehydrogenase [ubiquinone] 1 alpha subcomplex subunit 11, protein MPSFRSDFPKYWEIPDGTNCVGKAWLTTRIGGTVGLIGSIYHIVLKETSPALKAVQVAATSTVTMATVGAVFGLTTCFSAQIREKPEDPLNYFIGGCTSGMVFGVRTHSFTTGAGACAGLGILAAVIKMSKNEGWKFAPPPGL, encoded by the exons ATGCCCTCCTTTCGCAGCGACTTTCCCAAGTACTGGGAGATCCCGGACGGCACTAACTGCGTCGGCAAGGCCTGGCTCACGACCCGCATTGGGGGCACTGTGG gcCTGATTGGTTCAATTTATCACATTGTGTTGAAGGAAACCAGCCCTGCTCTTAAAGCTGTGCAAGTAGCAGCCACAAGCACTGTCACAATGG CTACAGTAGGAGCAGTTTTTGGATTGACCACTTGCTTCAGTGCCCAAATCAGGGAGAAACCAGAGGATCCTTTAAACTATTTCATAGGAGGCTGCACTTCAGGAATGGTCTTTGGTGTAAGAA cTCACAGCTTTACTACTGGTGCCGGTGCATGTGCTGGGCTAGGAATTCTGGCTGCTGTTATAAAAATGAGCAAGAATGAGGGCTGGAAGTTTGCACCACCTCCCGGGCTATAA